The proteins below come from a single Corylus avellana chromosome ca3, CavTom2PMs-1.0 genomic window:
- the LOC132175367 gene encoding AT-hook motif nuclear-localized protein 24: MDHGHSLPPPFHTRDLHLHHHQQQQQQFHHQQQQNSEDEQSGSSGLNRPQKRDRDENNSSSNNEGNELVMGSGGEGEITRRPRGRPAGSKNKPKPPIIITRDSANALRTHVMEIGDGCDIVESVANFARRRQRGVCIMSGTGTVTNVTLRQPATPGAIVTLHGRFEILSLAGSFLPPPAPPAATGLTIYLAGGQGQVVGGSVVGTLIAAGPVVIMAASFSNAAYERLPLEEEETQLPMQPGTIGSPGAVSQQQQQQQQQQQLLGDANAPLFHGLPPNLLNSIQLPAEAYWNTGRPPY; the protein is encoded by the coding sequence ATGGATCATGGCCATTCTCTTCCCCCTCCTTTCCACACAAGAGATCTCCATCTACACCACCaccaacagcagcagcagcaattTCACCACCAACAACAGCAGAATTCAGAAGATGAGCAAAGCGGCAGCAGCGGCCTTAACCGCCCCCAGAAGCGCGATCGCGATGAAaacaacagcagcagcaacaacgAAGGCAACGAGCTCGTCATGGGCTCCGGCGGGGAAGGAGAGATCACTAGAAGACCTCGCGGTAGGCCGGCCGGATCCAAGAACAAGCCGAAGCCGCCGATCATCATCACCCGTGACAGCGCCAATGCTCTTCGCACCCATGTGATGGAAATTGGTGATGGGTGTGATATCGTTGAGAGTGTTGCTAACTTTGCCAGAAGACGCCAGAGAGGTGTGTGCATAATGAGTGGAACAGGCACAGTCACTAATGTCACTCTCCGGCAGCCGGCCACGCCCGGTGCAATCGTGACTCTACACGGCCGATTCGAGATCTTATCTCTCGCCGGATCCTTCTTACCGCCACCAGCACCACCAGCCGCGACTGGCTTGACTATATACTTAGCAGGTGGACAAGGCCAGGTAGTCGGGGGAAGCGTGGTCGGGACCCTAATTGCAGCCGGCCCGGTTGTGATCATGGCAGCCTCGTTTAGCAACGCCGCATATGAAAGGCTTCCGCTAGAAGAGGAGGAGACGCAGCTGCCAATGCAACCGGGCACAATTGGGTCCCCGGGTGCGGTCAGtcaacaacagcaacaacagCAGCAACAGCAACAACTCTTGGGAGACGCAAATGCGCCTCTATTTCATGGCCTACCTCCTAATCTTCTCAACTCTATTCAATTGCCAGCTGAGGCATACTGGAATACTGGTCGCCCGCCATACTGA